The Schistocerca gregaria isolate iqSchGreg1 chromosome 2, iqSchGreg1.2, whole genome shotgun sequence genome contains the following window.
atggtcacaaatattatTTTGCAGTAAATTTTCAAGATAGGCTCTTAAAATATCATGTGAATTGTAACCAAAAAGCATTATTTGATTTGAAACAGGAGCTTGTGAGAAGTCAGATCCCAAATCATGGAATACCATCCCACTATACAGAAGGTAATTTTCATGACACATCCACCAGAGATGCAACGGAACACTAATAATGTCCAACAATGAATGGCGCAAGGGACATATCAAAACTTTGTCTGCAGTACTATCTGATAAACATCTTGGGTCAAACAAGGGCACTTCACTTTCCTGGACACTTCTTACACTCTTTTCACTATGTTCAATAAAGGTTTTCAAACTATTTTGGAAAAACAATGCAACATTGTTTACAGGTGTTTGAATATATTTCTGAAAGTAATATTTTGGGCATAATATTTCTCCAGATGGAATTTTAACACTACAATGCTCTAAACTTTCTTGCAGAACTGAAACTTCCACTGAAGGAAATAGAGGTTGTCTTTTACAAAATATGTGAACAAGTGCTCCATCAGTATGAAAACTCTTATCTGTACCCCGATAGCCTGCACTCTTGTAGTTAGGGTAACTGTCTCCATCAAATGGCTCAACTGCTGTCAAAACCAAATTTCCATCAGCAACCATTTCAACAACTTTCCATGTATCATCCCAACGTCGAATTTGTTTTTCAGCACTGGTTCCACCTTGACCTTTGCAGAGTGATATCAGCAGTTGACCATTTGTATCTAGTAAGTGACAGGCACTCACAGCAAACTGACGCAGCAGTTCCCTGTTTAAATTTATCTTCATT
Protein-coding sequences here:
- the LOC126325469 gene encoding ferredoxin-fold anticodon-binding domain-containing protein 1 isoform X2; translated protein: MKDFSCCLGDVNHLLGVRVLFGVDATKLTEHPVLKNESFSKIIFNFPHVGGKMKINLNRELLRQFAVSACHLLDTNGQLLISLCKGQGGTSAEKQIRRWDDTWKVVEMVADGNLVLTAVEPFDGDSYPNYKSAGYRGTDKSFHTDGALVHIFCKRQPLFPSVEVSVLQESLEHCSVKIPSGEILCPKYYFQKYIQTPVNNVALFFQNSLKTFIEHSEKSVRSVQESEVPLFDPRCLSDSTADKVLICPLRHSLLDIISVPLHLWWMCHENYLLYSGMVFHDLGSDFSQAPVSNQIMLFGYNSHDILRAYLENLLQNNICDHFYLKASSIVNSSPVLQYKSMDCPTFIENTNFEVKLTNILLLSKDCEIMRDSTNAVLQHYTVDGSIKNEEIHTEFCLMYPDTLSEILFHTSWRHLYASETCLKVGYKNSHVKVSSLDGLKYYFDICFSQSPLYSHKKFYSILWQLVGDIVTDVQLLNTYESPKGWTSHCFRIEYQSFDKALSRKKAIDIHQNVVGKMLSHCLQVTIH